GCACTAAGGCATTGGATCAGATTCCAACCGTAAAGAGCTGTTGGGAAATCAGGTCGCGCACACCGCTGTTTTCTGTCCCGGGACTGCGGGTTGCCCGCAAAAAAGCAAGGGGCCCATCTTAGGTTTGGGATCCCTAAACTATCACGAAAGACCGTGATGTTCTCGGAATTTCACCCAAAAAAAACGAAAGACTAACATACCCGGAACGCCGGGCTCAGGGCTCTTCTGCTGGTACACGCGTTGTTTTTTCGGGATGGAAGCTTTTTGATATTCTGCTGCGTCCAATCAGGGTAAGGTTACGCACATTGTGATACCTGTCAGGCCGGGTGCTGCATGTCGTTTTTTCCTGCTATTTCGCCGATCAGCTGCTGCTCGAATTTTTTCATAAAGCTGAGACGCTGCAGGGCGATTTCTCTGGCTGTTTGTGTGTGCATGCGTTCCGGCAGCTTGTACAGCTTTGTGTAGAAATGATCGAGGGTATAGTGCTTGTCGTTAAAGCTTCGGCTGTTGCCGTCGGTGATTGGCATTTCGGGGTGGTAAAAGGCTGCGCCAAAGGAGGCGCCGGTTACAAAACAGCGCGCAATTCCGATGGCTCCAAGGGCGTCGAGGCGGTCGGCGTCCTGCAGGATTTTGGCTTCTTTCGTTCGGGCCTGTACTTCGCCGCTAAAGCTGTGCGCAGCTATGCAGTGTGAAATGGCGTCAACCGTGGCTCTGTGTGTGCCTTGTGACAATAACCATGCAGCGGCTTGCTCAGCGGACCTTGAAGCGGCCTGACTGCGTTCGGCACTGTTCTTGGGGAGGGCGATAAGATCATGCAGCCACGCGGCGGGAATCAGAATGTTTAAATCCGCGCCTTCCGCCTGCCCGATATCCCGCGCGCGTTCGACAACGCGCATTACGTGCTGCAGATCGTGGGCGGTATCATGTTTGGCAATGCGGGGCGTCAGCCAGTGCTTTATGGTGTGCTCGTCCGGTGCTTTCATTCGGGTAACTAATTTGGCGTTTGATTCCGGTATAAAGTGAAACAGGCAGGCTGTACATTTATACAGCGCTGCCTGCATGCAAACCGGATCACAGTATTTTTGTGAAAGGGTTATGACTCGGAAAGGGCTGCGTCTAAATCGTGCAGGGCAAAAACTTCTTCTACTCTTTCGAAGCCTTCACCGACGCGGATGATGGAGGGCACATCACCGGTCATGTCAATAATGGTAGATTCCACGGTTTGAAGAGGCTGCTCGTCGTCGATAGCAATATCAACAAGGTGATCAAAAATCCGGAACAGCTCATCTGTAAATTGCGGATCGCCATCCGGAACAAGTTCATCGGGGGCTTTGGCGCTTGTTGCAAGCAAAGGATGACCGAGTTCGGCAATAATTTGTTCACAAATCGGATGGGAAGGCACGCGGAAGCCAACGGTTTTGCGCTTGGGGTGAAGCAAAAGACGGGGCACTTCTTTCGTACCAGGCAAAATAAAGGTGTAAGGACCCGGTATGAGTCGTTTGATGATTTTAAAGTTATCTGTGCTGATGTTGGCAAACTTGGAGATTCCGGTAAGGGAGTCGCAGATAAGCGTAAACATGTGGTCGCTGTCGAGTTTACGGATGTTTCTGATCCGGTCGACTCCTTTTTTGTTGGTATAATCGCACCCGAGGGCATGCTGCGTGTCAGATGGAAACAGCATAATTTCACCAGCCCGAAGCCTGTCAACAATATCGAAAACACGCTTTACATGAGGGGTTACCGGATGAAGCTTAATAATCTCAGCCATATATTGGATCTGTATATTTAGTTGATGTTTCGGTTAAACCTGCTGTTCAGGTTATGGATTACATCTCTTTAAGCAAGCTTTTGTGCCTTAACACAAAATGTTGCCGTAATCTTGTATCTTGAATGTAGTAAATTTTCAAACAAAGAAATCTGTACAAGGAGTTTTCTATGTCATCTGCATTAAACATAACCTTTTTAGGTCATTCAGCATTTAAGATCACAACGCCGGAGGGCTGTGTTATTCTTATTGACCCTTTTTTGAGTCAGAACCCGTCAACCCCGGAAGACTTAAAGAAACAGAATAAAGCGGACTACATCCTGCTTACTCATGGCCATGAAGACCATGTCGGGGATACGCTGGAAATCGCCGCCCAAACTGGTGCTACTGTTGTGAGTACCGTTGAGCTTTCCGGTTTGCTCAAATCAGACGGTCTTGAAGCGTCGCAGGCTGCGGAATTCAATAAAGGCGGTACGCTAAAGTTTTCGGAATTCAGTGTGACGCTCACCAATGCCAATCACTCTTCATCATTTGGCGGACGCTATGCCGGTGAGGCCGGTGGCCTGGTGCTTCGCTTTACGGATGGCAGCTGTATCTATCATGCGGGCGACACCAACATTATGCCTGATTTCAGCCTGTATGCGGATTTGTATGCCCCGGATATTGTTATGCTGCCCATTGGTGATCATTATACCATGGGCCCCGTTGAGGCCGCCATGGCAGCTGCCATGATCAAAACAAAAAAAGTGATTCCCATGCACTATGGCACGTTTCCGGTGCTAACAGGATCTCCTGAAACCTTTAAGACTGAGGTAGATAAAAGAACCGGTGGCGCTTCAGAGGTTGTTATCTTGCAACCCGGCGAGTCGGTCTGACCCGCTGAAGGATTGAAGTCATCCTCATTTATAAACCAAAAAAGGGTACGGTTCGCAAAGCGCCGTACCCTTTTTTTGCTAATTGAAAAAATTAATCAACCGATCAGTACATCCAAAAGGATGACGATCCAAACTATTGGCAGGTAGAAGATGGAGGCAAACATCAGCTTTTTGGCTGAATCCTTGTCTTTATTTTTGAAGAACAAATAGCCGTAATAAAAGAAAAATGCTCCGGCGAGCAATGCGCCAGCGAGATAGATCATCCCGTTGTACCCCATAAAGTACAGGCTGACTGATATGGGGATGAGTATGATGAGGCAGGAAAGATTAACCCAAGCGGCCTTATAACCGGCTTCGTCGTTTTTGGGAAGCATTCTGAAGCCTGCTCTTGTGTAATCGTCGTTGCAAAGCCAGGCAATGGAAACAACGTGCGGTACCTGCCAGAAAAAGACGATGGCAAACAATACCCAAACGCCGGGTTCTGTAATGGTGCCTGTTGCGGCAGCCCAACCCCCGACGGGTGGTAAGGCGCCGGGCACGGCTCCAATCCAGACATTGCTGAAAGAGACCCTTTTCATGGGGGTGTACATCGCAAGGTATGAAAACGCGGTGAGGGCAGACACCATACCCGCTACCCAGTTGACGGTTGCGATAAGGTAAATAAGCCCGCCGAAGATCATGCTCATTGAGAATATGAGCGCATGTGAAGTTTTAATTCTCTCCATTGGCAGCGGTCTCTTGCTGGTGCGGAGCATCAGTTTATCGAGATCGCGCTCAATGTACTGATTGTGCGCGGCTGTTCCTGCTGCAATAAGTACGGTACCAATAATTGCGTGAAATAATAGCGTAAAATCGAATGTTCCGGCTGATCCAAGTAGAAAACCGATTGCCATACTTGCCAGTACGAGAACGGTTATACCCGGTTTTGTCAGCTCGAAGTAATCGGATAATGCCTGCGAAAATACTGGTTTGGAAAGTGTTTTTTCCTGCGTTAGCTTCATGAAGTGCGAGCAAATGATGGTCTTTGATAAGTCTTAAAATTTAAGAAATAATCCATTAATACTCACGGATAGATTGAATATATATGCACAATAAACCTTAATTTACATGGGCACGTTATTATTGGTCCATGCAGGACTGAACACAAAGTTTTTATTTTATTTATGCTTAAGCAACTTTTCCCGACCGTAGCTGTAACCACCATCGTCGTTACCGTATTGCTGATATTTATTGGGGTCATTGTTCGTGCTTCGGGTGCAGGTCTGGGATGTCCGGACTGGCCTAAGTGCTTTGGCATGTGGATACCACCAACAACTGCAGAAGCACTCCCCCCTGAATTTAATCCTGACGAGTTCAATGTGGTTCATACCTGGACAGAGTACATTAATCGTCTCTTTGGTGTGCTGGTCGGCTTCCTGATTATTCTTACTACGATATTCTCAACCGGCTACCTAAAGGAGCGAAAGACCGTTTTCTTTGCTTCGTTTTTATCACTTGTACTTGTGCTTTTTCAGGGATGGCTCGGGGGGCAAGTGGTCAGAAGCGGTCTTATGCCGGGTATGATTTCAGTGCATATGGTCGTCGCTATGCTGATCCTGATGACGCTGGTTTATGCTGCGTGGTCAGCAATTAAGGACCGTTACCGTTTTACCCTAATGCATAATCATAAGCGGTCTTTGTTTATCGCGTCATTTTTGCTGCTGTTTTTGATGTTTGTGCAAATTGTACTCGGAACACAGGTACGTGAGGCCATAGACATGGTCGACAAGGTTTCTATCGCGCGTGCTGAATGGCTCGATCATGTGGGTATAATCGATCAGATACACAGAACTTTTTCCTGGACGATATTGCTGGTGAGCGGATGGATTGTGTATTATGTGAAAAGCAATAATCTGGTAACCAATATTACCAAAATTGCAGGCTTAATATTCATACTGGTACTCACACAAGTTTTCATTGGTGTCGTACTTGCCTATGTAGGATTCCCGGCTTCATTTCAGGTTCTGCACCTTGGGGTATCTTCTTTTTTGATCATTGCTATTCAGATATTACTGCTTGCTTCGAAGCACAACCGGTAACAAGCTTGAGATAGTGCCTTTGCAAATAGTTGTGCATGCCTTGTTTGTTCGTTCATACAGGACAGATATAACTGTTTGAGAAATACACAGAACTGCTCAAATACACAGACTACCCGCGATTGCGTGTGACTCTGTGCGTATAAGGCAAAGCGCTTACCATCTGATGTGAGTCAGCCTGCAGGTCGTGCAAAAAAACCAGGATTTTAGAGTAATAATGGGTGTTACGGTCTCACGGAGTGGCTAATTCAGGGATTTTACCATTGCTTTATGCACGACCTGAAATGGTAGCCATTAGCCTTATTTGTGCCCATTGGCTGCTCGCTGAGCAAAATGTCGCGCTCGGCCTTCATCAGCGCATTCAGGGTGTATTGCATGATGTCGTTGAGCCCGTTTTCTTTGGTCGCAGCTTGGTTGCGTATCAGCTCTTCGATCTGTGATTTGTTGAATTCCATAGGTCTTCTCCTTGCCTTAGGGTTTCTGCTTTAGTCATTATTTTCAAACTTAAGGAAAGGGGCCCCCGGACACACTTTTTGAAATACTACCGAAATACTACCACAAAACAACCCTTGATTGAGTTGCCCTTAGATGAAATGAGATAGCTGCTATGGATATGTTAAACATAAAAAACCTCGCGGTGCTATGAACACGCACGAGGCTTCTAAATTAAAATTACTTACGGAGATTAGTTTACTTTTATCGCAAACTTAAGGGTTCCAAATATTAATGCCGGCATCTCTGAAGCTCGTATCGAGTAAGGTTATTCCTACAAATACAAGAAAAAATATTATGGAGAAAACAAGTACTACTGAATTAAACTTTTCGTCGTAGTACAAACCCATAAAAAACATCGCAACCAATGTTGCTTTAAAAGTAGCGAGCAATAAAGCAACAATTACATCAAATGGGGCGGGTATGTTTAAATAAAATACTGCTACAGTAACAACGGTAAGTACTACCAGCGCCAGTGTAGTTGAAATAAGTGTTTTGAGCGGGATGATGTGATGTGCACTCATGAGAAAGAAATTTTATGATGAAGTACAGTTTATCCTTAATGAAGTAATATAGATTCGCTAATCTATCAGATACATTAGCGGGAACAGGAAAATCCATATTATATCCACAAGGTGCCAATACAAACCTGTAATTTCAACCGGGGTATAATATGAGGAACTGTATGCACCAGCCTTAGCTTTAACGACAAGCCATATCATCAGGCCTATTCCTATAATCACGTGCAAGCCGTGTAATCCTGTCATCATGTAATAGATACTGAAGAACACGCCTGCTTTAGGGTGATCTATACCTTCGAATGCGTAAAGACCTCCGGGAAGGATACCTACCTCAAACTTGGCAGTGTACTCAAAATACTTAATTACGAGAAAGATGGTTGCCAGCACTATCGTTACAAGAAGATAATTCACAATCATCTTTTGATTGTTGGTCTGCGCCGAGCGAATCGCAAGTGCACATGTCAGCGAGCTCCCGATAAGTACAACCGTGTTAATTCCGCCCAGTACTGTACTAAGTTCAGTAGCTGCAAGCGTAAATAAGTCGGGGTTCCATGCGCGATATATAATGTAGGCTACGAAAAGTCCGCCAAAGAACATTACCTCTGTGAAGAGGAATAGCCACATACCCAATTTAGAAGAGCTGAACTGTTGGTCAGAGCTTCTGAAATGGTGCTGAACATGTGCGTTTTCTAAACTATGTGCCTGTGCCATTAATTGAAGGATTACCTTTTTGAGTTCTGTTAATTATACAGTTTGTGCTGATTCCGATTTTTTCTCTCCGGCATGTTCCTGATGGTATACATCATCGGAAATTCCGAGGGTAAATTCAGATACAGGCTTGTGGTAGTCATACGCTCCGTTTGTTACAACCGGCTGATAATCGAAGTTGTGCTGTACCGGCGGTGAGGAAGTCATCCAATCCAGCGTACGGGCACCCCATGGGTTAGCCGGAGCTTTTTCGCCCTTAAGAAGTGAATGCGCCAGATAGATGGCAATGATAACAAATCCGATTCCCAATACATATGAACCGATGGTTGAGAGCTGGTGCATAGCCTGGAACTGATCGATATAGGAGTAGTACCTGCGGGGCATACCCTGACTTCCCATGATGAACTGTGGCAGGAAGGTAAGATTAAACCCTATAAATATAATTACAGCTGATATCTTGCCCCAGAATTCATTATACATTTTACCGGTCATCTTAGGCCACCAGAAATGTAACCCACCAAGGAAAGCCATTACCGTACCCCCCATCATCACATAATGAAAGTGGGCTACAACATAATAGGTGTCATGGAGATGCACATTGACTGAAATAGCACCGAGCATGATACCTGTTACCCCACCGATCGTGAAGAGAAACAAAAAGATACAGGCATAGAGCATCGGTGTTTTCATGTCTATAGAACCCTTATGCATGGTAGCCAGCCAATTAAAGATTTTAATACCTGTAGGAATACCTACAAAGAAAGTCAGAAATGAAAAGACTACTGTGCTCAGCTCACTTTGCCCGGACACAAACATGTGGTGTCCCCATACAAGCGACCCAATAAAAGCAATAGCAAGACTTGACATCGCAATAGCCCAGTATCCGAATACTGTTTTTCTTGAGAATGTACCGATAAGTTCAGAAATAACCCCGAAAGCCGGAACAATCATAATATATACGGCCGGATGTGAATAGAACCAGAAGAAATGCTGGTACAATACAGGGTCACCCCCCAAGGCCGGATCAAAAATACCGACTCCAAGTACGCGCTCCATAATCAGAAGTGCAAGGGTAATCGCCAGTACCGGTGTTGCCAGTACCTGAATAACAGAAGTTGCATACATCGCCCAAATGAACAGCGGCAAACGACCCCAGGTCAAGCCGGGTGCTCTCATTTTATGAATGGTCACAATGAAGTTCATACCCGTCAGAATAGACGAGAACCCCATAATAAACACACCGAATGTCATCAGTATGACCGCTGAGCCCGTCTGTACAGAATATGGGGTGTAGAACGTCCAGCCTGTGTCAATGGGATTAACAGCAAGAGAAGCCAGTGTGAAAAGTGCACCAATAGAATAGATCCAGAATGATGCCAGGTTCAGCCTGGGAAATGCTACATCTTTCGCTCCGAGCATAATCGGTAACAGGAAGTTACCTAAGGCAGCGGGTATCGAAGGTATAATGAATAAGAATACCATAATCGCACCGTGCAGGGTGAAGATGCGATTGTAGGTTTCTGCATTCATCAGGTTTTCTGCAGGTGTAAACAACTCTGTACGAAGTACAAGTGCTAAAACACCACCCACAAAAAAGAAAAGGGCAATAGATGCAAGGTACATCAGGCCTATTCTCTTATGGTCGACGGTGAACAACCATGATTTAAGACCTGATTCCGCGTTCAGATAATTTTTTGACGGATTTTCGTCAATATCAAAATAGCGGACTTTTAAAGTATTTCCGTTTGATGCTGTGGCTGACATAATTACTGTAACTCCTTAATAAATTCAACTAAACCAAGAATTTCACGTTCGCTCAGTGTTTGTGCGTAAATAGTAGGCATATTGTTGGGATAGCCTACATTTACCTGTGCATTTGGGTCTACAATGGCTTGAACAAGGTATTCTTCGTCTGCTATTCTCCGTGTACCATCTGTAAACTCACGCTCTCTCATGTAAAGTCCGGCCATTGTAGGACCTACACGCGATGAACCATCAATAGAATGACAGCCCTGGCAACCGGCACTTGTAAAGACCAATTGACCAAGCTCTGCAAGAGGTAATGCGTCTAAATCCCGGCCAAGTTCATCTTCTGTCCAAGCATCAAACTCTTCCTGTGTCTTGGCTCTTACAATACCATTCATCATGGAATGACCGCCCCCGCAATATTCCGTACAAAAGTACACGAATTCACCCGGACGCACAGCTTCAAACCATGCAAAAGTGTACCGGTTTGGAAGCAAATCTTGTTTAAGACGGAATTGCGGAACAAAGAAAGAGTGTATAACATCCCCATCTCTTGAACGCATGATCAATCGTACAGGCTGTGCTACAGGTACCGTAAGCTGATTGGCTTCTCGAATACCGTTTGGATGCTCGAAATTCCAACCGAATGAAAAGCTTTCAACATGCACTTCGTATGCATTAGCCGGTGGCGTCCGCATTTCAACGTAATCATTAAATCCCCAGAAGAACACAATGAGAATAAGAATGAGGGGGATTACGGTCCAGGTGACTTCAAGAGTAGTGTTGTGTGTTATTAATGGTGTTGTGTCTTCCTGAGATTTTCTCCGGTATTTAATGGAGAAATATACAATAGCGATTGTAATTCCTACCAATAGTATGAGGCTTACTATATTTATAAAATGAAATAAGCCATCCACATTAGCTGCGTACGTAGACTCAGCTGATGGAAGAAAAAAATTAGTTAAATATTCCATAATTATATTTGCTGTTAATCAAAACTAAGACCTGTTGCATCTTTTTTTCTCTCGCGTAACCAAAAGCCACCCAGGAAGATACCTAACCCGAGAAGTATCACTACTCCGCCAACCTTCATGATATTCATAGCATAGGGAACATATGAACCCGAGTCAGGATCGAAGGTAAAACAATAAAGTGCAATACGCTCAAGCGTAGAACCTACTCTGCCGCCTGCCGCATCAAATAATGCATTTCTGACGTCCATTTCCCGGTAAGAAACACCATATAAATAACGGGTGATTCTCATTTCAGGAGAGATGAACATAATTGCAGACCCATGCAGAAATTCCTGCGCTTCTTCGCTCCACACAAATGGAATCCCTACAGATTCGGATATAGCATCAATATTTTCCTGCGTACCGGTAAGGAAATGCCAACCTTCTTCAATACCGGATTTATTCATCCTGTCTGCGTAACCTTGCTTGACTTGAGAAGCAAGCTGATAGTCTTCGTTAGGATCTATACTAATGGTTACGATGTCATACTCAACGCCGGGAGTCCATCTCACCTGCTCTACTGCATCGGCAACACCATTTAAAATGAGGCTGCAAATACTGGGACAGCTGAAATAGATGAGATTGAGGAGTACGGGTCTGTCAGACTCGAAAAACGAGCTTAGTTTAACTTCTTCTCCAAACTCATTAGTAAATACCAAATCCTCCGGAAGGTATTCGCCTAATTGTTCCTGAATTTGCAACTGCTCCAACAGACGCGCATTGGCTTCTGTGGCCGGATTGGTTGTCTGTGCAAACAATCCGTCAGTTGCAAAAAGAGTAGTGAATAGTAGAAGTGTTAGTAGCTGTATTTTAACAGAAAAATTCAAACTTGAGTACTGCGGGTTTATCAATTATTGTTGCGTTGGTTTATTAAAATAGTTTTTGCGCTATCAACCGGGATTCTAAAAATCCCGGCTTCTTCATCAACCACTTCAAGCGTAGTCAAATGTCTTGCTGATTGCTCTCTGTGCTCATTCAATACGGGATACTCCGTATTGATAGCTTGTTGGAATTGTGTGTCAAACTTCCAGAACTTGTAGAGATTAAAAGCAATTGCTATCAGGATTACCACGACAATAGAGGTTGCAACAGTCCACAACACAATTCGGGACATACTAAGTTCATCAGCCATCACGCCATCATTGATTGACGTTTGGGCGTCTGGATCACTCAGCTCAAAGTATTCCTTATCAGAATTATTTTTATCTATCTGCATGTCAGTAAACGAATTCAGTGTTTGTTGAGTGATTCAATGAGCTTGGGATCGTTTTTAGGGACCATGCTCTGTTGTTTAAAGTAGAAGAAAAATAAACCTAAAAAGATACCGGCAAGAGCAAGAAATGTAGCGAGGTCGAGCCAGTGGAATGCAAAGGTATCGTGCAGTGAAGGCATAATGAGCCAGTATAACTCAACGACATGACTTATTACAATAAAGACAGCCATGGTCTTCAGCACTGTGAAATTACCCTTGGCAGGTTTGGAGAGTAAAACTATGAAGGGAATTACAAACCGGCCAAAAATCACCGCATAGAAGATATATTGCCAGTTCCCTTCTAATCTGTAGAAGAAGAAAAGCGTAGCTTCAGGAATGTTTGCGTAATAAATAAGGAAAAACTGACCAAATGCTATGTAAGCGTAGAAAACTGTAAAGGCAAATAACCAGGCTCCCAAGTCTCTGATATGAGCTTTATTAATCGTGTTGAGCAAAAGTCCGTTATTCCGCAAATAAAAAATTACAAGCAACAGAATAGCGAATATAGCCTGAAACGACATAGCGAAATAATACACGCCAAACATGGTAGAGAACCAGTCAAAACGCAGCGACATAATCCAGTCGAAAGAGGCAAAAGCTACTGTGAAACCAAAGAAGAAAATGCCCGGAGCGCTGATTTTTCTGAGCGTCGTATCAATGCCCCAATCGCCGGTCTGATCCATCTTTATGGAGTTCTGATACAGCTTGTATCCCAGAAAAGCCCAAATGGCAAAGTAAATGATGTTACGCGCAACGAAAAACGGAATATTCAGATACGGTGATTTATACTCTCTTAATCCTTCATAAAACGGATGGTATTGTTCCTGTGTCCATGGGAAAAGGGTTGTCATCCCAATAAGAATAGGAATAAAAAGGAGCCCAAAAACCCACAAATATGAAGAAAATGTCTCCGGAATTCTTCTAAGCGTAGTACCCCAGCTTGATCTTGTAATATGATGTATCATAACAAGAAACAGAGAGCCGAGTGAGATACTAATAAAGAAGGTAAAGCTCGTGAGGTAGGAGTGCAGAAATTGCTCAAAGTTTACCACAACGCCAACGAGACTTGCTATTATCCCTACAACCCCGATTGCTATAATAATACGTGAAGGATTTGCACTTTCGGGAAATTCAATACTGTCAGTAAGCTTTGTATGTGCCATTATATAATTACTGAGTCGTGATTAATTTTGTGTAGCAAGATCGGAAGTCGGGTCATACAATCCGAAATCACCTGCTGTCAAACCAATAGAATTTACTTCTTCTTCTGTAGCTGCCTGACTGATCTGAAGCGCTCTGATATATGCAACAATAGCCCAGCGGTCTTCAGCTCTTGGAACAATTCTTCTGAAGGTCGGCATACTTCCTGCGCCATTGTAAATAGCGCTATATATTCCGCCATCAACCATTTCAAGAAGCCTGTCTTCATGGAATGATGGTGGTGGCACATATCCTCTTTCAATTACCAAACCATTACCCAAACCGGAAATACCGTGGCATGGACTACAGGTAATTTCATACTGTGCGCGCCCGCGGTTCAGTAATTCACGGGTTATTTCTACCGGGATAAAATCTACCTGTGAGCCATCTGCATTTACACCCTGATACATGGCAAGGTCCTGACGAAGATGTCCGCGCGCAATTGTACCTTCAACAGGTACACGCATAGCTCTGCGGTCTTCGAAAAAGTCGTTAGGCTCAAATGCCTTGAATTTTTGCTGCCAGTACATGTTTTGCTGAGGCTGTATTTGCGTTTTCTCGCTTGGCATACCCTGACAGGACGCTAATACGAGTACCGCAATAAAGAGCATCAGAAGATATTTGCCTT
This genomic stretch from Cyclonatronum proteinivorum harbors:
- a CDS encoding c-type cytochrome, whose protein sequence is MISISKGKYLLMLFIAVLVLASCQGMPSEKTQIQPQQNMYWQQKFKAFEPNDFFEDRRAMRVPVEGTIARGHLRQDLAMYQGVNADGSQVDFIPVEITRELLNRGRAQYEITCSPCHGISGLGNGLVIERGYVPPPSFHEDRLLEMVDGGIYSAIYNGAGSMPTFRRIVPRAEDRWAIVAYIRALQISQAATEEEVNSIGLTAGDFGLYDPTSDLATQN
- a CDS encoding SCO family protein, producing MNFSVKIQLLTLLLFTTLFATDGLFAQTTNPATEANARLLEQLQIQEQLGEYLPEDLVFTNEFGEEVKLSSFFESDRPVLLNLIYFSCPSICSLILNGVADAVEQVRWTPGVEYDIVTISIDPNEDYQLASQVKQGYADRMNKSGIEEGWHFLTGTQENIDAISESVGIPFVWSEEAQEFLHGSAIMFISPEMRITRYLYGVSYREMDVRNALFDAAGGRVGSTLERIALYCFTFDPDSGSYVPYAMNIMKVGGVVILLGLGIFLGGFWLRERKKDATGLSFD
- the coxB gene encoding cytochrome c oxidase subunit II, with translation MEYLTNFFLPSAESTYAANVDGLFHFINIVSLILLVGITIAIVYFSIKYRRKSQEDTTPLITHNTTLEVTWTVIPLILILIVFFWGFNDYVEMRTPPANAYEVHVESFSFGWNFEHPNGIREANQLTVPVAQPVRLIMRSRDGDVIHSFFVPQFRLKQDLLPNRYTFAWFEAVRPGEFVYFCTEYCGGGHSMMNGIVRAKTQEEFDAWTEDELGRDLDALPLAELGQLVFTSAGCQGCHSIDGSSRVGPTMAGLYMREREFTDGTRRIADEEYLVQAIVDPNAQVNVGYPNNMPTIYAQTLSEREILGLVEFIKELQ
- a CDS encoding cytochrome c oxidase subunit 3 family protein encodes the protein MAQAHSLENAHVQHHFRSSDQQFSSSKLGMWLFLFTEVMFFGGLFVAYIIYRAWNPDLFTLAATELSTVLGGINTVVLIGSSLTCALAIRSAQTNNQKMIVNYLLVTIVLATIFLVIKYFEYTAKFEVGILPGGLYAFEGIDHPKAGVFFSIYYMMTGLHGLHVIIGIGLMIWLVVKAKAGAYSSSYYTPVEITGLYWHLVDIIWIFLFPLMYLID
- a CDS encoding COX15/CtaA family protein, with amino-acid sequence MLKQLFPTVAVTTIVVTVLLIFIGVIVRASGAGLGCPDWPKCFGMWIPPTTAEALPPEFNPDEFNVVHTWTEYINRLFGVLVGFLIILTTIFSTGYLKERKTVFFASFLSLVLVLFQGWLGGQVVRSGLMPGMISVHMVVAMLILMTLVYAAWSAIKDRYRFTLMHNHKRSLFIASFLLLFLMFVQIVLGTQVREAIDMVDKVSIARAEWLDHVGIIDQIHRTFSWTILLVSGWIVYYVKSNNLVTNITKIAGLIFILVLTQVFIGVVLAYVGFPASFQVLHLGVSSFLIIAIQILLLASKHNR
- a CDS encoding metal-dependent hydrolase; this translates as MSSALNITFLGHSAFKITTPEGCVILIDPFLSQNPSTPEDLKKQNKADYILLTHGHEDHVGDTLEIAAQTGATVVSTVELSGLLKSDGLEASQAAEFNKGGTLKFSEFSVTLTNANHSSSFGGRYAGEAGGLVLRFTDGSCIYHAGDTNIMPDFSLYADLYAPDIVMLPIGDHYTMGPVEAAMAAAMIKTKKVIPMHYGTFPVLTGSPETFKTEVDKRTGGASEVVILQPGESV
- a CDS encoding cytochrome C oxidase subunit IV family protein, with translation MSAHHIIPLKTLISTTLALVVLTVVTVAVFYLNIPAPFDVIVALLLATFKATLVAMFFMGLYYDEKFNSVVLVFSIIFFLVFVGITLLDTSFRDAGINIWNP
- the ctaD gene encoding cytochrome c oxidase subunit I yields the protein MSATASNGNTLKVRYFDIDENPSKNYLNAESGLKSWLFTVDHKRIGLMYLASIALFFFVGGVLALVLRTELFTPAENLMNAETYNRIFTLHGAIMVFLFIIPSIPAALGNFLLPIMLGAKDVAFPRLNLASFWIYSIGALFTLASLAVNPIDTGWTFYTPYSVQTGSAVILMTFGVFIMGFSSILTGMNFIVTIHKMRAPGLTWGRLPLFIWAMYATSVIQVLATPVLAITLALLIMERVLGVGIFDPALGGDPVLYQHFFWFYSHPAVYIMIVPAFGVISELIGTFSRKTVFGYWAIAMSSLAIAFIGSLVWGHHMFVSGQSELSTVVFSFLTFFVGIPTGIKIFNWLATMHKGSIDMKTPMLYACIFLFLFTIGGVTGIMLGAISVNVHLHDTYYVVAHFHYVMMGGTVMAFLGGLHFWWPKMTGKMYNEFWGKISAVIIFIGFNLTFLPQFIMGSQGMPRRYYSYIDQFQAMHQLSTIGSYVLGIGFVIIAIYLAHSLLKGEKAPANPWGARTLDWMTSSPPVQHNFDYQPVVTNGAYDYHKPVSEFTLGISDDVYHQEHAGEKKSESAQTV
- a CDS encoding L-threonylcarbamoyladenylate synthase, encoding MAEIIKLHPVTPHVKRVFDIVDRLRAGEIMLFPSDTQHALGCDYTNKKGVDRIRNIRKLDSDHMFTLICDSLTGISKFANISTDNFKIIKRLIPGPYTFILPGTKEVPRLLLHPKRKTVGFRVPSHPICEQIIAELGHPLLATSAKAPDELVPDGDPQFTDELFRIFDHLVDIAIDDEQPLQTVESTIIDMTGDVPSIIRVGEGFERVEEVFALHDLDAALSES
- the cyoE gene encoding heme o synthase codes for the protein MKLTQEKTLSKPVFSQALSDYFELTKPGITVLVLASMAIGFLLGSAGTFDFTLLFHAIIGTVLIAAGTAAHNQYIERDLDKLMLRTSKRPLPMERIKTSHALIFSMSMIFGGLIYLIATVNWVAGMVSALTAFSYLAMYTPMKRVSFSNVWIGAVPGALPPVGGWAAATGTITEPGVWVLFAIVFFWQVPHVVSIAWLCNDDYTRAGFRMLPKNDEAGYKAAWVNLSCLIILIPISVSLYFMGYNGMIYLAGALLAGAFFFYYGYLFFKNKDKDSAKKLMFASIFYLPIVWIVILLDVLIG
- a CDS encoding HD domain-containing protein, translating into MKAPDEHTIKHWLTPRIAKHDTAHDLQHVMRVVERARDIGQAEGADLNILIPAAWLHDLIALPKNSAERSQAASRSAEQAAAWLLSQGTHRATVDAISHCIAAHSFSGEVQARTKEAKILQDADRLDALGAIGIARCFVTGASFGAAFYHPEMPITDGNSRSFNDKHYTLDHFYTKLYKLPERMHTQTAREIALQRLSFMKKFEQQLIGEIAGKNDMQHPA